Proteins found in one Methylococcus sp. EFPC2 genomic segment:
- a CDS encoding nuclear transport factor 2 family protein, with protein sequence MDIHTALFANEAFYLAFSQRDFPAMDRLWAQASPLLCIHPGWPALTEREAILASWHNILQNPATGYAVPHHAQVLAYGTLATVVCYEEIQGEIFVASNTFIEEDGEIRLIQHQAGPCAHPPQPESKAAPVMQ encoded by the coding sequence ATGGACATCCACACCGCCCTCTTCGCCAACGAGGCTTTTTACCTGGCCTTTTCCCAGCGCGATTTCCCCGCGATGGACCGCTTGTGGGCCCAGGCATCGCCGCTGCTCTGCATCCATCCGGGCTGGCCGGCGCTGACCGAGCGCGAGGCCATCCTCGCCAGTTGGCACAACATCCTGCAAAACCCGGCCACCGGCTACGCCGTCCCGCACCATGCCCAGGTCCTGGCATACGGCACGCTCGCCACGGTGGTCTGCTACGAGGAAATCCAGGGCGAGATCTTCGTCGCCAGCAATACCTTCATCGAGGAAGACGGCGAGATCCGCCTGATCCAGCATCAGGCCGGACCTTGCGCCCATCCGCCCCAGCCGGAAAGCAAGGCCGCGCCGGTCATGCAATAG